Proteins co-encoded in one Accipiter gentilis chromosome 5, bAccGen1.1, whole genome shotgun sequence genomic window:
- the SP6 gene encoding transcription factor Sp6, with protein sequence MLTAVCGSLGTQPSDAPRASPSHLDLQPLQPFQPHGSTAAGAADFASPLPPPELPLAGPDAATFATPGTYEPHGPPRLELPTDGPAAPGAYAKLLPAAPDMAHPYEPWFRPPHPGPPGEEGSVNWWDLHAGASWMELPPGQGGGLQVPGHPGLPPALGGYSGGEHQLCPPPAHLLPPPTQHLLGPEGAKALEGPPEPRGPEAEGVGRPKGARRAVPRGGGQAACRCPNCQEAERGGPCPEGVKRKHLHNCHIPGCGKAYAKTSHLKAHLRWHSGDRPFVCNWLFCGKRFTRSDELQRHLQTHTGAKKFACPVCGRVFMRSDHLGKHMKTHDGGKDGGEPEVKGAGDPSAGKGGKRESEGGNATSTN encoded by the coding sequence ATGCTCACAGCGGTCTGCGGCTCTTTGGGGACCCAGCCCTCCGACGCACCCCGTGCCTCCCCGAGCCACCTGGACCTGCAGCCGCTGCAGCCCTTCCAGCCCCACGGCAGCACCGCGGCGGGTGCCGCCGACTTCGCCTCCCCGTTGCCACCCCCGGAGCTGCCGTTGGCGGGTCCCGACGCCGCCACCTTTGCCACCCCCGGCACCTACGAGCCCCATGGCCCCCCGCGGTTAGAGCTGCCCACcgacggccccgccgcccccggcgctTACGCCAAGTTGTTGCCGGCAGCCCCGGACATGGCGCATCCCTACGAGCCTTGGTTTCGGCCCCCCCATCCCGGCCCCCCTGGCGAGGAAGGAAGCGTCAACTGGTGGGACCTCCATGCCGGAGCCAGCTGGATGGAGCTGCCCcccgggcagggcggggggctgcaggtgcccgggcaccccgggctgccgccggccctgGGGGGGTACAGCGGGGGGGAGCACCaactctgccccccccccgcccacctgcTGCCTCCCCCCACCCAGCATCTCCTGGGACCGGAGGGGGCGAAGGCGCTGGAGGGACCCCCCGAGCCCCGGGGTCCGGAGGCGGAGGGCGTCGGGCGGCCGAAAGGTGCCCGTCGTGCcgtgccgcggggcggggggcaagCGGCGTGTCGTTGCCCCAACTGCCAGGAGGCGGAaagggggggtccctgccccgAGGGGGTGAAACGCAAGCACCTACACAACTGCCACATCCCCGGCTGCGGGAAAGCCTACGCCAAGACCTCCCACCTGAAAGCCCACCTGCGTTGGCACAGCGGCGACCGACCCTTCGTCTGCAACTGGCTTTTTTGCGGCAAACGCTTCACCCGCTCCGACGAGCTGCAGCGGCACCTCCAGACCCACACCGGCGCCAAGAAATTCGCCTGTCCCGTCTGCGGCCGCGTCTTCATGCGCAGCGACCACCTGGGCAAGCACATGAAGACGCACGATGGGGGCAAAGACGGGGGCGAACCTGAGGTCAAGGGCGCCGGGGACCCGTCGGCCGGCAAGGGAGGCAAGAGGGAGTCCGAGGGGGGTAACGCCACCTCCACAAACTGA
- the SP2 gene encoding transcription factor Sp2, with protein sequence MAATAAVSPSEYLQPAASTAQDSQPSPLALLAATCSKIGPPAVEAAVTPPAPPQPAPRKLVPIKPAPLPLGSSKNSFGILSSKGNLFQIQGSQVGTSYPGGQLVFAIQNPTVINKGTRSSANIQYQAVPQIQAAGGQTIQVQPNLTNQIQIIPGTNQAILASSSSSHKPVPIKPAPAQKGGASPVQGTSNVVKLAGGSNVTLTLPVNNLVNAAEPGTQAQILAESPSKPSKKTRKKAMSPAQPAAVAVAEQVETVLIETTAENIIQAGNNLLIVQSPGSGQPAVVQQVQVVQPKQESQVVQIPQQALRVVQAASATLPTVPQKSSQNFQIQTTEPTPTQVYFKTPSGELQTVLLQEASAMTVAPSATSCSSPVSRTPGTGSSSKKPATRKERTLPKIAPAGGIISLNAAQLAAAAQAMQTININGVQVQGVPVTITNTGGQQQLTVQNVSGNNLTISGLSPTQIQLQMEQALSGEIQPGEKRRRIACTCPNCKDGEKRPGDSGKKKHICHIPECGRTFRKTSLLRAHVRLHTGERPFVCNWVFCGKRFTRSDELQRHARTHTGDKRFECAQCQKRFMRSDHLTKHYKTHLVTKNL encoded by the exons ATGGCTGCGACTGCTGCCGTCAGCCCCAGTGAATACCTGCAGCCGGCCGCCTCCACTGCCCAG GACTCGCAGCCATCTCCTCTAGCCCTGCTCGCAGCGACATGTAGCAAAATCGGTCCCCCTGCAGTGGAAGCCGCCGTgactcctcctgcccctcctcagcCAGCGCCTCGCAAACTCGTCCCCATCAaacctgctcctctccctctggGCTCCAGTAAGAACAGCTTTGGGATCCTGTCGTCGAAAGGGAACCTCTTCCAGATCCAGGGCTCTCAGGTCGGCACCTCCTACCCTGGGGGGCAGCTGGTTTTTGCCATTCAGAACCCAACTGTCATCAACAAGGGGACCCGCTCGTCCGCCAACATCCAGTACCAGGCGGTGCCCCAGATCCAGGCCGCAGGGGGACAGACCATCCAGGTCCAGCCCAACCTCACCAACCAGATCCAGATTATTCCGGGTACGAATCAAGCGATTCTcgcctcttcctcttcctctcacaAGCCCGTGCCCATCAAACCGGCTCCGGCGCAGAAGGGTGGAGCTTCGCCGGTGCAGGGCACGAGCAACGTGGTCAAGTTAGCCGGCGGCAGCAACGTGACTCTTACCCTGCCCGTGAACAACCTGGTGAACGCCGCTGAGCCGGGCACACAGGCTCAGATCCTTGCAGAGAGCCCCTCGAAGCCCAGCAAAAAGACTCGGAAAAAAGCCATGTCACCCGCTCAGCCTGCcgccgtggccgtggccgagcAAGTGGAGACGGTGTTAATAGAGACCACAGCGGAGAACATCATCCAGGCAGGCAACAACCTGCTGATTGTGCAGAGCCCGGGCTCCGGCCAGCCGGCCGTGGTGCAGCAGGTACAGGTGGTGCAGCCCAAGCAGGAGTCGCAGGTGGTGCAGATCCCGCAGCAGGCCCTGCGCGTGGTCCAGGCCGCCTCCGCCACGCTCCCCACCGTCCCCCAAAAATCCTCCCAGAACTTCCAGATCCAGACGACGGAACCCACTCCTACGCAG GTCTACTTCAAAACACCATCAGGTGAGCTGCAGACAGTGCTGCTCCAGGAAGCCTCGGCCATGACAGTGGCTCCATCTGCGACCTCTTGCAGCAGCCCCGTGTCCCGCACCCCCGGCACggggagcagcagcaagaaaCCAGCCACGCGCAAGGAACGCACTCTGCCAAAGATTGCCCCCGCCGGAGGCATCATCAGCTTGAACGCGGCTCAGCTGGCGGCCGCGGCGCAGGCCATGCAGACCATCAACATCAACGGCGTGCAAGTCCAGGGTGTGCCTGTCACCATCACCAACACTGGAG gccagcagcagctgACTGTGCAGAACGTGTCTGGCAACAACCTGACCATCAGCGGCCTCAGCCCGACCCAGATCCAGCTCCAGATGGAGCAAGCGCTGTCCGGAGAGATTCAGCCGGGGGAGAAGAGGCGACGGATTGCGTGTACCTGCCCCAACTGCAAGGACGGGGAGAAGAG GCCGGGGGACTCAGGCAAGAAGAAGCACATCTGCCACATCCCGGAGTGCGGGAGGACCTTTCGAAAGACCTCGCTGCTGCGCGCTCACGTGCGCTTGCACACGGGCGAGCGCCCTTTTGTCTGCAACTGGGTTTTCTGTGGGAAGCGCTTCACACGTAGTGATGAGCTGCAGCGGCACGCTCGCACGCACACAG GTGACAAGCGATTCGAGTGCGCACAGTGCCAGAAACGCTTCATGCGGAGCGACCACCTGACGAAGCATTATAAAACCCACCTGGTCACCAAGAACTTGTAG
- the LRRC46 gene encoding leucine-rich repeat-containing protein 46 has protein sequence MAGQGKTLPGGREQTSPGVTLTDSLIAMRNLPRLVEPLHPESRSTELLSPSTVRLDRENICAIGRLQSLREIHSLYLQQNQIEKIENLGCFPNLRFLSLAGNRIRRVENLQTLRHLRVLDLSHNQIQTLDPDELPRSLRLLDLTGNECTHQDGYRELVVGALPHLLQLDAQHVRGSVGEEKEKGGSFSSEDEDDKSLSEPSGPFTAGKDFFADLHRELAGRSWRRRREALEEHQTRLEELEELQECRGLLLPPAQLNPGREGAACITTPGPRRSQPRPQAKLGTQLPPLPGPGRQHACLQPQQAPSRSQSQIKALEKKTRPKGAKNRQLPRIPPTSMAPHGWD, from the exons ATGGCTGGGCAGGGGAAGACCCTTCCTGGGG GCCGGGAGCAGACGTCCCCGGGGGTGACCCTCACCGACAGCCTCATCGCCATGAGGAACCTGCCTCGTCTGGTGGAACCCCTGCACCCAGAGAGCCG ATCCACGGAGCTGCTGTCCCCCTCGACTGTCCGCTTGGACCGGGAGAACATCTGTGCTATCGGGAGGCTCCAGAGCCTGAGGGAGATTCACAGCCTCTACCTGCAGCAG AACCAAATTGAGAAGATTGAGAACCTGGGCTGCTTTCCCAACCTGCG GTTCCTCTCCCTGGCTGGAAACCGCATCCGCAGAGTGGAGAACTTGCAGACCCTGCGACACCTGCGTGTCCTGGACTTGTCCCACAACCAGATACAGACGCTGGACCCAG ATGAGCTGCCCCGCAGCCTCCGTCTCCTCGACTTAACGGGAAACGAATGCACCCACCAGGATGGATATAG AGAGCTGGTGGTGGGAGCCCTGccccacctcctgcagctggaCGCCCAGCATGTCCGTGGCAGTGTGggtgaggaaaaggagaaaggaggctCTTTCAGCAGTGAGGATGAAGACGACAAGTCGCTCTCTGAGCCGAGTGGCCCCTTCACTGCAGGCAAAG ATTTCTTTGCAGATCTGCACCGGGAGCTGGCCGGGCGCTCATGGCGGAGGCGGAGGGAGGCCCTGGAGGAACACCAGACCCGTCTggaagagctggaggagctgcaggaatGTCGGggtctgctgctgcctcctgcacaGCTGAACCCAGGCCGGGAGGGAGCAGCCTGCATCACGACCCCAGGACCCAGGCGGTCTCAGCCCCGTCCCCAGGCAAAACTGGGGACGCAGCTGCCACCCCTGCCGGGACCTGGCAGGCAGCacgcctgcctgcagccccaacAAGCTCCCAGCAGGAGCCAGTCCCAGATAAAGGCTCTGGAGAAGAAGACTCGCCCCAAAGGAGCAAAAAATAGGCAGTTACCCCGGATACCCCCCACCAGCATGGCACCGCATGGTTGGGATTAA
- the MRPL10 gene encoding 39S ribosomal protein L10, mitochondrial — protein MAALRGGGALWRRGWLPALQLVRHGSKAVTRHWKAMHFQRQKLMAVTEYLAPRPAIPPRCLAPRKEKVEEDNGYARLLRRQVEEVFRDNRMIAVCQYNSMPDEDMVLMRHYLRKHNIEVKFVLNEIIRPMLSQSKYKNLLPLFVARNILLVSPETKVKEMLRVLKGVPQINLLGACIDNTILSRQGVENFAKLPSLEASQGQTVGALALLPSQMSSLLQGGSAHLTALLEEHIRRLQAGETGSPDESTPAQSSGAH, from the exons ATGGcggcgctgaggggaggaggCGCGCTATGGCGGCGGG GCTGGTTGCCCGCCTTGCAGCTCGTCCGCCACGGCTCGAAGGCGGTCACCCGGCACTGGAAGGCCATGCACTTCCAGCGCCAGAAGCTGATGGCCGTGACCGAATACCTGGCTCCGCGACCGGCCATCCCACCGCGCTGCCTGGCCCCCAGAAAAGAGAAAGTCGAGGAG GACAACGGTTACGCCCGGCTGTTACGGCGGCAGGTGGAGGAGGTGTTCCGGGACAATCGGATGATTGCTGTGTGTCAGTACAACTCCATGCCTGACGAGGACATGGTGCTGATGAGACACTACCTCCGGAAACACAACATTGAGGTCAAATTCGTCCTGAACGAG ATTATCAGACCCATGCTGTCACAGTCCAAGTACAAGAATCTCCTCCCTCTCTTTGTGGCGCGCAATATCCTGCTGGTGAGCCCGGAAACGAAGGTGAAGGAGATGCTGCGGGTGCTGAAAGGAGTGCCGCAGATCAACCTTCTGG GTGCCTGCATCGACAACACCATCCTGAGCAGGCAGGGAGTGGAGAACTTCGCCAAGCTACCCTCGCTGGAGGCGTCCCAGGGGCAGACGGTGGGTGCCCTggccctcctgccctcccagatGTCCTCCCTGCTCCAGGGCGGCTCTGCGCACCTCACGGCTCTCCTGGAGGAGCACATCCGCCggctgcaggctggggagacGGGAAGCCCGGATGAGTCCACTCCTGCCCAGAGCTCGGGGGCTCACTGA
- the SCRN2 gene encoding secernin-2 isoform X3 translates to MAEQDPAPSSCDCFVALPPHTAAPVVIFGKNADRPRHEVQEVVYVPAAVHQPGDKVQCTYLEIEQAERTHAVVLSRPAWLWGAEMGANEHGVCVGNEGVWTREPLGEDEALLGMDLVRLGLERGSSAREALEVMVALLERYGQGGSCKEESVPFVYHNTFLLADRVEAWVLETAGRYWAAQQIREGSRNISNQLSIGREITAEHAGLRQRARSQGWWSGDGEFSFAEVFSLTHQPARMEAAKARYHAGHITAETFMAILRDKASGICVDSEGFRTAGSMVSVLPQDPTLPCVHFFTATPDPSRSVFKPFVFVAGLKPVPQVRSPTFRDDPAKQIPRFQSTVDRRHELYRRHQAALELMERDQERGQKLLQTLRDLEKQGLEGMNALLGGTVAPRPEELADLFFDCVEAEMKFYT, encoded by the exons ATGGCGGAGCAGGATCCCGCGCCCTCGTCTTGCGACTGCTTCGTGGCGCTGCCGCCGCACACCGCGGCACCCGTCGTCATCTTCGGCAAAAACGCTGACCGGCCGCGTCACGAGGTCCAGGAGGTTGTCTACGTCCCTGCTGCCGTCCACCAGCCCGGGGATAAAGTCCAG TGCACCTACCTGGAGATCGAGCAGGCGGAGAGAACCCACGCGGTGGTGCTGAGCCGTCCCGCCTGGCTGTGGGGTGCCGAGATGGGTGCCAACGAACACGGTGTCTGCGTGGGCAATGAGGGTGTCTGGACCCGTGAGCCCCTGGGGGAGGACGAGGCGCTGCTGGGGATGGACCTGGTGAG GCTGGGTTTGGAGCGGGGCAGCTCTGCCCGGGAGGCCCTGGAGGTGATGGTGGCATTGCTGGAGCGCTACGGCCAGGGTGGGAGCTGCAAGGAGGAGTCGGTCCCCTTCGTCTACCACAACACCTTCCTGCTGGCTGACCGCGTCGAGGCCTGGGTGCTGGAGACGGCTGGCCGGTACTGGGCAGCCCAGCAGATCCGAG AGGGCAGCCGCAACATCTCCAACCAGCTCAGCATCGGGAGGGAGATCACGGCCGAGCACGCGGGGCTGCGGCAGCGAGCCCGCAGCCAGGGCTGGTGGAGCGGGGATGGCGAGTTCAGCTTCGCCGAGGTCTTCTCCCTGACGCACCAGCCTGCTCGCATGGAGGCTGCCAAGGCCCGCTACCACGCCG GTCACATCACGGCGGAGACATTCATGGCCATCCTGCGGGACAAGGCCAGCGGGATCTGCGTGGACTCGGAGGGGTTCCGCACGGCGGGCAGCATGGTGTCCGTTCTGCCCCAAGACCCCACCTTGCCCTGTGTCCACTTCTTCACGGCCACCCCTGACCCCTCCAG GTCCGTCTTCAAGCCCTTCGTCTTCGTCGCCGGCCTCAAGCCCGTGCCGCAGGTGAGATCTCCCACCTTCCGCGACGACCCCGCCAAGCAGATCCCACGCTTCCAGAGCACAGTCGATCGGCGTCACGAGCTCTACCGCCGGCATCAGGCGGCACTGGAGCTGATGGAGAGGGACCAG GAGCGGGGCCAGAAGCTCCTGCAGACGCTGCGGGACCTGGAGAAGCAGGGCCTAGAGGGGATGAACgcgctgctgggggggacggTGGCCCCCCGCCCAGAGGAGCTGGCCGACCTCTTCTTTGACTGCGTGGAGGCAGAGATGAAGTTTTACACGTAA
- the SCRN2 gene encoding secernin-2 isoform X2 produces the protein MAEQDPAPSSCDCFVALPPHTAAPVVIFGKNADRPRHEVQEVVYVPAAVHQPGDKCTYLEIEQAERTHAVVLSRPAWLWGAEMGANEHGVCVGNEGVWTREPLGEDEALLGMDLVRLGLERGSSAREALEVMVALLERYGQGGSCKEESVPFVYHNTFLLADRVEAWVLETAGRYWAAQQIREGSRNISNQLSIGREITAEHAGLRQRARSQGWWSGDGEFSFAEVFSLTHQPARMEAAKARYHAGKELLRQHAGHITAETFMAILRDKASGICVDSEGFRTAGSMVSVLPQDPTLPCVHFFTATPDPSRSVFKPFVFVAGLKPVPQVRSPTFRDDPAKQIPRFQSTVDRRHELYRRHQAALELMERDQERGQKLLQTLRDLEKQGLEGMNALLGGTVAPRPEELADLFFDCVEAEMKFYT, from the exons ATGGCGGAGCAGGATCCCGCGCCCTCGTCTTGCGACTGCTTCGTGGCGCTGCCGCCGCACACCGCGGCACCCGTCGTCATCTTCGGCAAAAACGCTGACCGGCCGCGTCACGAGGTCCAGGAGGTTGTCTACGTCCCTGCTGCCGTCCACCAGCCCGGGGATAAA TGCACCTACCTGGAGATCGAGCAGGCGGAGAGAACCCACGCGGTGGTGCTGAGCCGTCCCGCCTGGCTGTGGGGTGCCGAGATGGGTGCCAACGAACACGGTGTCTGCGTGGGCAATGAGGGTGTCTGGACCCGTGAGCCCCTGGGGGAGGACGAGGCGCTGCTGGGGATGGACCTGGTGAG GCTGGGTTTGGAGCGGGGCAGCTCTGCCCGGGAGGCCCTGGAGGTGATGGTGGCATTGCTGGAGCGCTACGGCCAGGGTGGGAGCTGCAAGGAGGAGTCGGTCCCCTTCGTCTACCACAACACCTTCCTGCTGGCTGACCGCGTCGAGGCCTGGGTGCTGGAGACGGCTGGCCGGTACTGGGCAGCCCAGCAGATCCGAG AGGGCAGCCGCAACATCTCCAACCAGCTCAGCATCGGGAGGGAGATCACGGCCGAGCACGCGGGGCTGCGGCAGCGAGCCCGCAGCCAGGGCTGGTGGAGCGGGGATGGCGAGTTCAGCTTCGCCGAGGTCTTCTCCCTGACGCACCAGCCTGCTCGCATGGAGGCTGCCAAGGCCCGCTACCACGCCGGCAAGGAGCTGCTGCGGCAGCACGcag GTCACATCACGGCGGAGACATTCATGGCCATCCTGCGGGACAAGGCCAGCGGGATCTGCGTGGACTCGGAGGGGTTCCGCACGGCGGGCAGCATGGTGTCCGTTCTGCCCCAAGACCCCACCTTGCCCTGTGTCCACTTCTTCACGGCCACCCCTGACCCCTCCAG GTCCGTCTTCAAGCCCTTCGTCTTCGTCGCCGGCCTCAAGCCCGTGCCGCAGGTGAGATCTCCCACCTTCCGCGACGACCCCGCCAAGCAGATCCCACGCTTCCAGAGCACAGTCGATCGGCGTCACGAGCTCTACCGCCGGCATCAGGCGGCACTGGAGCTGATGGAGAGGGACCAG GAGCGGGGCCAGAAGCTCCTGCAGACGCTGCGGGACCTGGAGAAGCAGGGCCTAGAGGGGATGAACgcgctgctgggggggacggTGGCCCCCCGCCCAGAGGAGCTGGCCGACCTCTTCTTTGACTGCGTGGAGGCAGAGATGAAGTTTTACACGTAA
- the SCRN2 gene encoding secernin-2 isoform X1 — MAEQDPAPSSCDCFVALPPHTAAPVVIFGKNADRPRHEVQEVVYVPAAVHQPGDKVQCTYLEIEQAERTHAVVLSRPAWLWGAEMGANEHGVCVGNEGVWTREPLGEDEALLGMDLVRLGLERGSSAREALEVMVALLERYGQGGSCKEESVPFVYHNTFLLADRVEAWVLETAGRYWAAQQIREGSRNISNQLSIGREITAEHAGLRQRARSQGWWSGDGEFSFAEVFSLTHQPARMEAAKARYHAGKELLRQHAGHITAETFMAILRDKASGICVDSEGFRTAGSMVSVLPQDPTLPCVHFFTATPDPSRSVFKPFVFVAGLKPVPQVRSPTFRDDPAKQIPRFQSTVDRRHELYRRHQAALELMERDQERGQKLLQTLRDLEKQGLEGMNALLGGTVAPRPEELADLFFDCVEAEMKFYT; from the exons ATGGCGGAGCAGGATCCCGCGCCCTCGTCTTGCGACTGCTTCGTGGCGCTGCCGCCGCACACCGCGGCACCCGTCGTCATCTTCGGCAAAAACGCTGACCGGCCGCGTCACGAGGTCCAGGAGGTTGTCTACGTCCCTGCTGCCGTCCACCAGCCCGGGGATAAAGTCCAG TGCACCTACCTGGAGATCGAGCAGGCGGAGAGAACCCACGCGGTGGTGCTGAGCCGTCCCGCCTGGCTGTGGGGTGCCGAGATGGGTGCCAACGAACACGGTGTCTGCGTGGGCAATGAGGGTGTCTGGACCCGTGAGCCCCTGGGGGAGGACGAGGCGCTGCTGGGGATGGACCTGGTGAG GCTGGGTTTGGAGCGGGGCAGCTCTGCCCGGGAGGCCCTGGAGGTGATGGTGGCATTGCTGGAGCGCTACGGCCAGGGTGGGAGCTGCAAGGAGGAGTCGGTCCCCTTCGTCTACCACAACACCTTCCTGCTGGCTGACCGCGTCGAGGCCTGGGTGCTGGAGACGGCTGGCCGGTACTGGGCAGCCCAGCAGATCCGAG AGGGCAGCCGCAACATCTCCAACCAGCTCAGCATCGGGAGGGAGATCACGGCCGAGCACGCGGGGCTGCGGCAGCGAGCCCGCAGCCAGGGCTGGTGGAGCGGGGATGGCGAGTTCAGCTTCGCCGAGGTCTTCTCCCTGACGCACCAGCCTGCTCGCATGGAGGCTGCCAAGGCCCGCTACCACGCCGGCAAGGAGCTGCTGCGGCAGCACGcag GTCACATCACGGCGGAGACATTCATGGCCATCCTGCGGGACAAGGCCAGCGGGATCTGCGTGGACTCGGAGGGGTTCCGCACGGCGGGCAGCATGGTGTCCGTTCTGCCCCAAGACCCCACCTTGCCCTGTGTCCACTTCTTCACGGCCACCCCTGACCCCTCCAG GTCCGTCTTCAAGCCCTTCGTCTTCGTCGCCGGCCTCAAGCCCGTGCCGCAGGTGAGATCTCCCACCTTCCGCGACGACCCCGCCAAGCAGATCCCACGCTTCCAGAGCACAGTCGATCGGCGTCACGAGCTCTACCGCCGGCATCAGGCGGCACTGGAGCTGATGGAGAGGGACCAG GAGCGGGGCCAGAAGCTCCTGCAGACGCTGCGGGACCTGGAGAAGCAGGGCCTAGAGGGGATGAACgcgctgctgggggggacggTGGCCCCCCGCCCAGAGGAGCTGGCCGACCTCTTCTTTGACTGCGTGGAGGCAGAGATGAAGTTTTACACGTAA